Proteins found in one Candidatus Rokuibacteriota bacterium genomic segment:
- a CDS encoding DUF2587 domain-containing protein encodes MDDSTQPQEPDRNEFIQQPAKLLRITTMVRGLLDEVRQAPLDDSGKKRMREIYELSLTELKDALSENLQRELETLAIPLEQTPSESEIRVAQAQLVGWLEGLLHGIQAALWAQHMQAQNQIEELRRQALPGGKLEPSTGEPEGRTPGGQYL; translated from the coding sequence ATGGACGACAGCACACAGCCCCAGGAGCCGGACCGGAACGAGTTCATCCAGCAGCCGGCCAAGCTGCTGCGGATCACCACCATGGTCCGGGGTCTCCTGGACGAGGTTCGGCAGGCGCCCCTCGACGACTCCGGGAAAAAGCGCATGCGCGAGATCTACGAGCTCTCGCTGACCGAGCTCAAGGACGCGCTGTCGGAAAACCTGCAGCGTGAGCTGGAGACGCTGGCGATCCCGCTCGAGCAAACGCCGTCCGAGTCCGAGATCCGTGTGGCGCAGGCCCAGCTGGTCGGCTGGCTCGAGGGCCTGTTGCACGGCATCCAGGCCGCCCTGTGGGCCCAGCACATGCAGGCTCAGAACCAGATCGAGGAGCTGCGGCGCCAGGCGCTGCCGGGCGGGAAGCTGGAGCCGTCCACCGGGGAGCCGGAGGGGCGCACCCCGGGCGGCCAGTATCTATAG